In the Pseudomonas sp. ADAK2 genome, one interval contains:
- a CDS encoding MFS transporter has protein sequence MNSTRNAHLIITARLISDFGAFLNMVALVTYVYVLSNSAMSVAIFLASRVSGGIFASLIGTPFYRRVAGRLPLIAFDLLRAGVLGLLLILPVAQQALLLPVIAFGLGFGNSMFAIGLNSQLPNLIDREHLLKTNAWITSAASIAMVAGSLVAGLVVAAFGFEAVFALNVVTYLLAALLIVPLRFHTVATSTESKSERGEWSALLQGLRSAPVLAAMLAVAMADTLGSAAHNVGFPIISRLLTPESASTTLGLMLAVWASGKLIGARIASRLKGSDNINLERRFFYGVLLMSCGFILMFQQQTLYGLLLFSLPAGLGDGFSEVGLMSRLQREPDHLRLPIFSFLTLLQMTGFGIGMLIAAPFYAWWTPGAVVLLFHGIPLTTLLVVKGLSFRRGKVQRSNPTPAP, from the coding sequence GTGAACTCCACCCGCAATGCCCACCTGATCATCACTGCCCGCCTGATCTCCGATTTCGGCGCGTTCCTCAACATGGTCGCCCTGGTCACTTACGTTTATGTCCTCAGCAACAGCGCGATGAGCGTGGCGATCTTCCTTGCCAGCCGCGTGTCCGGGGGGATTTTTGCCAGTCTGATTGGCACTCCGTTCTACCGTCGCGTGGCCGGGCGCCTGCCGCTGATTGCCTTCGATTTATTGCGCGCCGGGGTGCTCGGTTTGCTGCTGATTCTGCCGGTGGCCCAGCAAGCGTTGCTGCTGCCGGTGATTGCCTTCGGCCTGGGCTTCGGTAATTCGATGTTCGCCATCGGCCTCAACAGCCAGTTGCCGAACCTGATCGACCGCGAACACTTGCTCAAGACCAACGCCTGGATCACGTCGGCAGCATCCATTGCCATGGTCGCTGGCAGTCTGGTGGCGGGGCTGGTGGTCGCGGCGTTTGGCTTTGAAGCGGTGTTCGCGCTGAACGTGGTCACTTACCTGCTGGCGGCGTTGTTGATTGTGCCGTTGCGTTTTCACACGGTAGCAACGAGCACTGAATCAAAAAGCGAGCGCGGAGAATGGTCAGCCTTGCTGCAAGGTTTGCGCAGCGCCCCGGTGTTGGCGGCGATGCTCGCGGTGGCCATGGCAGATACGTTGGGCAGCGCGGCGCACAACGTCGGTTTCCCGATCATCTCGCGGCTGCTGACGCCAGAATCCGCCAGCACCACGCTCGGCCTGATGCTGGCGGTGTGGGCCAGCGGCAAACTGATCGGCGCGCGGATTGCCAGTCGGCTCAAAGGCTCGGACAACATCAACCTGGAACGACGTTTTTTCTATGGCGTGCTGTTGATGTCCTGCGGCTTCATCCTGATGTTCCAGCAGCAGACGCTGTACGGTCTGCTGCTGTTCTCTTTGCCGGCCGGGTTGGGCGATGGATTTTCCGAAGTCGGCCTGATGTCGCGCCTGCAACGGGAGCCGGATCACCTGCGCCTGCCGATCTTCAGTTTCCTGACGTTGCTGCAAATGACCGGTTTCGGCATCGGCATGCTGATCGCCGCGCCGTTCTATGCCTGGTGGACGCCCGGCGCGGTGGTGCTGTTGTTCCATGGCATTCCCCTCACCACGTTGCTGGTGGTAAAGGGTTTGTCCTTCAGGCGCGGGAAGGTGCAGCGCAGCAACCCGACGCCAGCTCCTTGA
- a CDS encoding heavy-metal-associated domain-containing protein has protein sequence MQVFNVQGMSCGHCVKAITQAVQAKDPAASVRVDLATKEVGVESGLTAEQVIAAITEEGYDAKVA, from the coding sequence ATGCAAGTGTTCAACGTTCAAGGCATGTCCTGCGGTCACTGCGTCAAGGCCATCACCCAAGCCGTGCAAGCCAAGGACCCTGCGGCCAGTGTGCGGGTGGATCTGGCGACAAAAGAAGTCGGCGTCGAAAGCGGTTTGACGGCGGAGCAAGTGATCGCTGCCATCACCGAAGAAGGCTACGACGCCAAAGTCGCCTGA
- the cueR gene encoding Cu(I)-responsive transcriptional regulator, with amino-acid sequence MNIGQAARHSGLSAKMIRYYESIGLLKAAHRTDSGYRVYGDDDLHTLAFIKRSRDLGFSLEEVGKLLTLWQDRQRASADVKALARQHIDELNQKIRELGQLRDTLQDLVEHCQGDHRPDCPILKELASGCCAAPSRA; translated from the coding sequence ATGAACATCGGCCAAGCGGCCCGCCACAGTGGCCTGAGTGCGAAGATGATCCGTTATTACGAGTCCATCGGCTTGCTCAAGGCCGCCCATCGCACCGACAGCGGCTACCGGGTCTATGGTGATGACGACCTGCACACGCTGGCGTTCATCAAGCGCTCCCGTGACTTGGGGTTTTCGCTGGAAGAGGTCGGCAAGTTGCTGACCTTATGGCAGGACCGCCAGCGGGCCAGCGCCGACGTGAAGGCCCTGGCCCGTCAGCACATCGACGAGTTGAACCAGAAGATCCGCGAACTCGGCCAGTTGCGCGACACCTTGCAGGACCTGGTCGAGCACTGCCAGGGCGACCATCGCCCCGACTGCCCGATTCTCAAGGAGCTGGCGTCGGGTTGCTGCGCTGCACCTTCCCGCGCCTGA
- a CDS encoding PA4780 family RIO1-like protein kinase translates to MKTPKRIEPLIEDGLVDEVLRPLMSGKEAAVYVVRCGNELRCAKVYKEANKRSFRQAAEYQEGRKVRNSRQARAMAKGSKFGKKETEDAWQNAEVAALFRLAGAGVRVPKPYDFLEGVLLMELVADEYGDAAPRLNDVVLEPDQAREYHTFLISQIVLMLCTGLVHGDLSEFNVLLTPSGPVIIDLPQAVDAAGNNHAFTMLERDVGNMASYFGRFAPELKKTKYAKEMWALYEAGTLHPASILTGEFDEPEELADVGGVIREIEAARLDEERKQAVRAADDAPPSKTEEPPPPWMQ, encoded by the coding sequence ATGAAGACTCCAAAACGCATTGAACCCCTGATCGAGGACGGTCTGGTCGACGAGGTGCTGCGCCCACTCATGAGTGGTAAAGAAGCAGCTGTTTATGTGGTGCGCTGCGGTAACGAGCTACGTTGCGCGAAGGTCTACAAGGAGGCGAATAAACGCAGTTTCCGCCAGGCGGCCGAGTATCAGGAAGGCCGCAAGGTCCGCAACAGCCGACAGGCTCGGGCGATGGCCAAGGGCTCCAAGTTCGGCAAGAAAGAAACCGAGGACGCCTGGCAGAACGCCGAAGTGGCGGCCCTGTTTCGTCTGGCCGGTGCCGGGGTGCGGGTGCCCAAGCCGTACGACTTCCTTGAAGGCGTACTGCTGATGGAGCTGGTGGCCGATGAATACGGCGATGCCGCGCCGCGTCTGAACGACGTGGTGCTGGAGCCGGACCAGGCCCGTGAATACCACACGTTCCTGATCTCCCAGATCGTGCTGATGTTGTGTACCGGTCTGGTGCACGGTGACCTTTCGGAGTTCAACGTGCTGTTGACCCCGAGCGGCCCGGTGATCATCGACTTGCCGCAAGCGGTCGACGCAGCGGGCAACAACCACGCGTTCACGATGCTGGAGCGCGACGTGGGCAACATGGCGTCTTACTTCGGGCGGTTTGCGCCGGAGTTGAAAAAGACCAAGTACGCCAAGGAAATGTGGGCCCTGTACGAAGCCGGCACCTTGCACCCGGCGAGCATCCTCACCGGCGAGTTCGATGAACCGGAAGAGCTGGCCGATGTGGGCGGCGTCATCCGCGAAATCGAGGCGGCACGCCTGGATGAAGAGCGCAAGCAAGCGGTGCGCGCAGCCGATGATGCGCCACCGAGCAAAACCGAAGAACCGCCTCCACCGTGGATGCAGTGA
- a CDS encoding heavy metal translocating P-type ATPase has protein sequence MSESTTFDLPIAGMTCASCAGRVERALSKVIGATAVSVNLATEQARIQAPSDSLPALMDAVQQAGYSVPQQSLELSIDGMTCASCVGRVERALTKVPGVKSVSVNLANERAHLELLGQIAPQILIAAVTKAGYNASVWEVEHPTDNQQTRLQRERWILLAAIALALPLVLPMLLQPFGVHWMLPAWAQFALATPVQFIFGARFYVAAWKAVRAGAGNMDLLVALGTSAGYGLSLYEWATAAGRMPHLYFEASAVVIALVLLGKYLESRAKRQTASAIRALEALRPERAIQVIDGRELDVAISALRLNDLVMVKPGERFPVDGEVVEGQSHADEALISGESLPVPKQPGDKVTGGAINGEGRLLVRTLALGAETVLARIIRLVEDAQAAKAPIQKLVDKVSQVFVPTVLVLALATLIGWWLYGAPIETALINAVAVLVIACPCALGLATPTAIMAGTGVAARYGILIKDAEALERAHEVSAVVFDKTGTLTSGAPRIAHLSALDGDEAALLQMAGALQRGSEHPLAKAVLDVCAERGLDVADVTDSQSLTGRGIAGTLDGRRLALGNRRLLEESALSAGSLADSATAWETEGRTLSWLIEQSPEPRVLGLFAFGDTLKPGALQAVQQLNARNISSHLLTGDNRGSAKVVAEALGISDVHAEVLPADKAATVAELKKTGVVAMVGDGINDAPALAAADIGIAMGGGTDVAMHAAGITLMRGDPRLVPAALEISRKTYAKIRQNLFWAFVYNLIGIPLAAFGFLNPVLAGAAMALSSVSVVSNALLLKTWKPKDLEDNR, from the coding sequence ATGTCCGAATCCACCACTTTCGATCTGCCGATTGCCGGCATGACCTGCGCCAGTTGCGCCGGGCGTGTCGAGCGTGCCTTGAGCAAAGTCATCGGCGCCACTGCCGTCAGCGTCAACCTCGCCACCGAGCAGGCGCGCATCCAGGCCCCCAGCGACAGCTTGCCGGCGTTGATGGACGCAGTGCAGCAAGCCGGTTACAGCGTGCCGCAGCAAAGTCTGGAATTGAGCATCGACGGCATGACCTGCGCTTCCTGCGTCGGCCGGGTCGAACGCGCCTTGACCAAGGTGCCGGGGGTGAAGAGCGTCAGCGTCAACCTGGCCAACGAACGCGCCCACCTCGAATTGCTCGGCCAGATCGCCCCACAAATCCTGATCGCCGCCGTGACCAAGGCCGGCTACAACGCCAGTGTCTGGGAAGTCGAACACCCCACCGATAATCAACAAACCCGCCTGCAACGTGAACGCTGGATCCTGCTCGCCGCCATCGCCCTCGCTTTGCCGCTGGTGTTGCCGATGCTGCTGCAACCGTTCGGCGTGCACTGGATGCTGCCGGCCTGGGCGCAATTTGCCCTGGCCACACCGGTGCAATTTATCTTCGGTGCACGCTTCTACGTCGCTGCCTGGAAAGCCGTGCGCGCCGGTGCCGGCAACATGGATTTGCTCGTCGCCCTGGGCACCAGCGCCGGTTATGGCTTGAGTTTGTACGAATGGGCGACTGCCGCCGGGCGCATGCCGCATCTGTATTTCGAAGCCTCGGCAGTGGTCATCGCGCTGGTGCTGCTGGGCAAATACCTGGAAAGCCGCGCCAAACGCCAGACCGCCAGCGCCATTCGCGCACTGGAAGCGCTGCGTCCGGAACGGGCGATTCAGGTGATCGACGGCCGTGAACTAGACGTCGCCATCAGCGCCTTGCGCCTGAATGATCTGGTGATGGTCAAGCCTGGCGAACGTTTCCCGGTGGACGGCGAAGTGGTGGAAGGCCAGAGCCATGCCGACGAAGCGCTGATCAGCGGCGAAAGCCTGCCGGTGCCGAAACAACCCGGCGACAAAGTCACCGGCGGCGCAATCAATGGCGAAGGCCGCTTGCTGGTACGCACCTTGGCCCTCGGCGCCGAAACCGTATTGGCGCGCATCATTCGTCTAGTCGAAGACGCCCAAGCCGCGAAGGCACCGATCCAGAAACTGGTGGATAAAGTCAGCCAGGTGTTCGTGCCGACAGTGTTGGTGCTGGCCCTGGCGACCTTGATCGGTTGGTGGCTGTACGGCGCGCCGATTGAAACCGCGCTGATCAATGCTGTCGCGGTGCTGGTGATCGCTTGTCCTTGCGCTTTGGGGCTGGCAACACCGACAGCGATCATGGCCGGCACCGGCGTGGCGGCGCGCTACGGGATTCTGATCAAGGACGCCGAAGCACTGGAACGCGCCCATGAAGTCAGCGCCGTGGTCTTCGATAAGACCGGCACCCTGACCTCCGGTGCGCCGCGTATCGCGCATTTGAGTGCACTGGACGGTGACGAAGCCGCCCTGCTGCAAATGGCCGGTGCGCTGCAACGGGGCAGCGAACACCCATTGGCCAAGGCTGTTCTGGATGTCTGCGCCGAACGCGGGCTGGACGTGGCCGACGTCACCGACAGCCAATCGCTGACCGGGCGCGGCATCGCCGGCACACTCGACGGTCGTCGCTTGGCGTTGGGCAATCGTCGTCTGTTGGAAGAAAGCGCGTTGAGCGCAGGTTCCTTGGCCGACTCCGCAACAGCCTGGGAAACCGAAGGCCGGACCTTGTCGTGGTTGATCGAGCAAAGCCCCGAGCCCCGCGTCCTTGGCCTCTTCGCTTTCGGCGACACCCTCAAACCCGGCGCCCTGCAAGCAGTGCAGCAGCTCAACGCGCGAAACATCAGCAGCCATCTGCTGACCGGCGATAACCGTGGCAGCGCCAAAGTCGTCGCCGAAGCGCTGGGCATCAGCGATGTGCACGCCGAAGTCCTCCCAGCGGACAAAGCCGCCACCGTCGCCGAGCTGAAGAAAACCGGCGTGGTGGCGATGGTCGGCGATGGCATCAACGACGCCCCGGCCCTGGCTGCGGCGGATATCGGCATCGCCATGGGCGGTGGCACCGATGTGGCGATGCACGCTGCCGGGATCACCCTGATGCGCGGCGATCCACGATTGGTGCCAGCGGCGCTGGAGATCAGCCGCAAGACCTACGCGAAGATCCGCCAGAACCTGTTCTGGGCCTTCGTCTATAACCTGATCGGCATTCCGCTGGCGGCGTTCGGCTTCCTCAACCCGGTGCTGGCGGGCGCGGCGATGGCGCTGTCGAGCGTCAGCGTGGTGAGCAATGCGCTACTGTTGAAAACCTGGAAACCCAAGGATCTGGAGGACAACCGATGA
- a CDS encoding methyl-accepting chemotaxis protein — protein MVSTAFHEMVATANEVARSCSQAAESADSGQRQAREGQQQIDAAVTSVDRLSQEIESSAQSMQQLERDSNDIQSILGTIRSIAEQTNLLALNAAIEAARAGEQGRGFAVVADEVRALAKRTADSTAEIDGLLGNLAKRTSQVTQQMHASLEVSQQSVTRIGEARSSFGLIRESVDVIRDMNTQIATAAEEQHQVAEDINRHISQIHGDAQLVAELANSARLDSQSLAGLSNELDGLVRRFRT, from the coding sequence ATGGTGTCCACGGCGTTCCACGAAATGGTCGCCACCGCCAACGAAGTCGCCCGCTCATGCAGCCAGGCCGCCGAGTCGGCCGACAGCGGCCAGCGCCAGGCCCGCGAAGGTCAGCAGCAGATCGATGCCGCGGTCACCAGCGTCGATCGCTTGAGCCAGGAAATTGAATCGTCGGCGCAGTCGATGCAGCAACTGGAACGCGACAGCAATGACATTCAGTCGATTCTGGGGACGATTCGCTCGATTGCCGAACAGACCAACCTGCTGGCGCTGAACGCGGCGATTGAAGCGGCACGGGCCGGCGAACAAGGGCGTGGCTTTGCGGTGGTGGCGGATGAAGTCCGGGCACTGGCGAAACGGACTGCTGACTCCACAGCGGAAATCGACGGTTTGCTCGGCAACCTCGCCAAACGTACCAGCCAGGTCACGCAGCAGATGCATGCGAGCCTGGAAGTGTCGCAGCAATCGGTCACGCGCATTGGCGAAGCGCGCAGCAGCTTCGGGCTGATTCGTGAGTCGGTGGATGTGATTCGCGATATGAACACGCAGATCGCGACGGCAGCCGAAGAACAGCATCAGGTGGCGGAAGACATCAATCGGCATATCAGCCAGATTCATGGTGATGCGCAGTTGGTGGCGGAGTTGGCGAACTCGGCGCGCCTGGATTCCCAGAGCCTGGCCGGGTTGTCGAATGAGCTGGATGGGTTGGTTCGGCGGTTCAGGACCTGA